The Lathyrus oleraceus cultivar Zhongwan6 chromosome 5, CAAS_Psat_ZW6_1.0, whole genome shotgun sequence genome includes the window GTTTTCGACTTTCGTCTCGTTCGGATGTTCAGATGTATATTTCCGAAATCAAGTGTGATTTTTTGAAAATATAGGGTAGGGTATAGTTGTTCCCTTTCAGCTGATAAAGCTTAACAAGAATCTGTAATCTAATTAATAGTTTGGTGATATTTGATGACAGATACCTTCAAATGGAGGAATGTTAAGTGCTTTGCAGAAATACCATGAACACGAGACATCAAAATTTATCATCGCTCTGACAAGTTTGCTTGTCGTCGTCAACAGCCTCAGTTCCTTCCAAATTTACGCAATGCCAATACTTGACAATCTAGAATTCAGATATATCAGCAAAAGGGACAAACCTTGCCCAAGGACGCTGCGAATAGTCTTCAGATGTCTCTTCGGCTGCCTGACATTTTTTATTTCCGTAGCATTACCGTTCTTGCCAAGTTTGGCAGGTCTCCTTGGAGGCATTGCTCTACCAATAACCTTAGCTTATCCCTGTTTCATGTGGATACTGATTAAGAAACCAAAAAGGTATAGCACGAGTTGGTACCTAAACTCGACGCTTGGAGCAGTTGGGATGGTTCTAAGTGTACTGGTTGTAACAGGAGCCATTTGGGGCATGGTAGCACTGGGCATTCAGATCCACTTCTTCAATCCATAGTAGTAACACCAAATTATACTATTGTAACCAAAAATAAATATATGATTTGCCGGCATTTGCTAGGGTTTCGAAAACAATTATGCAAATCAGCACACACATGGTCTGTTGGTGACCAATTAACAGCTGATACTGTAGAATGCTGCACTTATAGTCACCACTATACTCAAATCTAATGGCTTATACCATTTATGAATAAATAGAACGGAGTTAGTATAAGTGGAATGTGCCAAAAATTAAGCACCTTCTGCATAAAATCAAACAGCTTACAAAACTACTCAGCTTCAATGTTGTCTTTACACAAGAATTCACCCGATGGTATTTGAACTTTCACATGTAAGTTCGCCGCACTATCAAAAAGGTCAAAAACTTACAGTAACTTGCATCAGTTGTACTAAGTATACATAACCATAAACAGCCAGAAAGAAATTCAAAATATATAGATATGTGTGACAAGATCCTAGCACAACTAAGTTACACCATCTCTGATAAGGATCAACATGAACCAATTGGATAAGCTTGTATTGATGTAAAAACATTGTTTATATACTTTAGTCAACTTGCTATAGGCGGAATCAGAAGTTACACAATTCAAAGATGATCGGGAAGTGGATCAAGGGAAAATGCTCATGAATGGTCGAGACCCTATTCCAGTAAAAAGGTGGTGAGAGAAAAGGAAATAGGCCAAAGATCAATCATTGATACCACTTTACATTGACAATGGAAGAAGCATCCTTCGTTTCTTTTTCCTTGCCAGTCTTACTTGCTTTGTAATTTTCATGCATAAAAGTAATAGCACTGTGATGAAGACTAATATAAAAGCAAGCCTGATGTGCTTAAAGTATAAAGAAACAACTGAAAACACCAAGAAAGCTAAAACAACAAGTTCCCATATTACAAAGACCACCACATCCACCCTGCACCATAACAAAGAGTAAACGAAAAAACATCAATATCCATCATATCATGTTTGTTACCTAAAAAGCATTAATAAACAGACATCAAGCAATTTAACAAGAATTCCACGACGCAGGTATTCTATAAGAAATTTAAGGCCTGAAATCAACGCATAAAAAATTGCACCAAAAAGTAATCAATTATCAACCCAAGCAAATAACAAACTTAATCTTTCTTTTTCATTGTTTTAGGTAAAAAGATAAATACATTAAGCCAAGAAAACACCATCTTTCATGTTTGTACAATTGTATAGTCACTGAAAAACAACTCAATTGTCAAAGCTTAAACAGGTTATAGAACATCCAACATCAGCAAAAAAAGAGGTGAATCAAGTGGAGCCAACACCAGTAAACAGTACATATTCCTTTCTTACCcccatttttaatttaataaGTAGCACAttattttgtgtttgtttgtaaTACATCTTTTGGTGTTCAACAAAAAGTGTTACCAGTTGATCATTATAAGATGATTCAAATGCCCAGTAAAAAAATAACTAGCAAATTTCCATGTCGTCGATTGAGTAAAAAAATTCTATAGTATGAAGTCTGAAATATTTATAGAGAGCCCCCTTAAACAAGCAAATCACTTTTCAAAGGAGATCTGAGGTCAAAAGTGCTTGAGAGGAAGAAATCCAAATTGAATAATCAAAGTTGGGTTTGCTAATTAGTGTTTCTAAGTAAACTTTTTGTTTGACAAACTTCTCATTCGGAATAATTGTGctaaaacaacaacaacaacaacaacaaacaagcCTTATCCCATTAAATGGGGTCGACTATATGGATCAACCTCCGTCATAATGTTCTATTCAGTACCATACTTCTATCCAAATCATTAATCTCGAGATCTTTCTTAATGATTTCTCTAATAGTTTTTCTAGGTCTTCCTCTACCTCTAGTTGTTTGACTCTCTCATCCGATCTATTCTCCTTACCACAAAATCTACAGATCTTCTCTTAACATGCCCAAACCACATCAGCCTATTTCCATCATCTTTTCTACTATAGGTGTTACCCCAACCCTCTCTCTAATACTGTCATTTCTAATCATATTCTGTCTAATTTTACCACACATCCAACGCAACATCCTAATCTCTGCTGCATTTACTTTATTCTCGTATTAATTTTTAACCGTCGAACATTACATAGAACTAAATACATTGGTCTGAGAAAATAATTTGACATCATTGCAACCTTCTCATCTACAAATTACAATCCCTTACAATCCCCTTAAGTAACTATTAGCTATGCCCTGATGTTGCTTTTGTAACCCATGAAGCGGGTAATTGAAGCCAATTTTCTCAAACGCAAATTTCAAAATTATAGCCAATCCATATGAAACTAGAAAATAACTATGAAACCTTATGAATCAAAACCTATGTTTCCTTCAATGCTTACCAACTATCCTAAATCCTGATTAACACCTCTTTCAACACAACAATCATATTACCGAAATTTTCCATCAAAATCAAATTTACCCTAAAAAGGTGCAATTATTGAAcaaattgaaaataaaaacaaacaatTGGTTCATTGATATTGATTCGGCATAATAAACATCaaataatcataataacttggtaCTAGTAATTTCAAAAATTGG containing:
- the LOC127084468 gene encoding uncharacterized protein LOC127084468 — its product is MITRSNLAEQLRDYQIRSKHDWASVSFFSSTSPNLATSRVDVVVFVIWELVVLAFLVFSVVSLYFKHIRLAFILVFITVLLLLCMKITKQVRLARKKKRRMLLPLSM